Proteins encoded together in one Polaribacter reichenbachii window:
- a CDS encoding 4'-phosphopantetheinyl transferase family protein, whose amino-acid sequence MALYKTLTISPETRVFIWKIEESIDELKAGISLTEKNLARFNSMKSDLHQKGFLSIRHLLKEINLTDDDLIYDEFGKPHLDKGRFISITHSFNFTAIIYSTKTEVGIDIEKQRDKILKIAHKFTPIEEYKTIANADALISKLTIVWGAKESLYKIYGKKKLLFLRDIYVADFKFADEKTTGEIRFNGETYTYAVKFLEFEGFTCVFAY is encoded by the coding sequence ATGGCTCTTTACAAAACATTAACTATCAGCCCAGAAACTAGGGTTTTTATCTGGAAAATTGAAGAATCTATTGATGAATTAAAAGCTGGAATTTCTTTAACCGAAAAGAATCTTGCTAGATTTAATTCGATGAAATCGGATTTACATCAAAAAGGATTTTTATCTATAAGGCATTTGTTAAAAGAAATTAATTTAACTGATGACGATTTAATTTATGATGAGTTTGGAAAACCTCATTTAGATAAAGGTAGATTTATTTCAATTACCCATTCTTTTAATTTTACTGCCATTATTTATTCCACAAAAACCGAAGTGGGAATTGATATTGAAAAACAACGTGATAAAATTTTAAAAATAGCACACAAATTTACACCTATAGAAGAGTATAAAACCATTGCAAATGCTGATGCTTTAATAAGTAAATTAACCATAGTTTGGGGAGCAAAAGAGAGTTTGTACAAAATTTACGGAAAGAAAAAATTACTTTTTTTACGTGATATTTATGTTGCTGATTTTAAATTTGCTGATGAAAAAACTACAGGAGAAATTCGTTTTAATGGAGAAACCTATACTTATGCCGTGAAGTTTTTAGAGTTTGAAGGCTTTACTTGTGTGTTTGCTTATTAA